One genomic window of Acomys russatus chromosome 29, mAcoRus1.1, whole genome shotgun sequence includes the following:
- the Pla2g5 gene encoding phospholipase A2 group V: protein MKGLLTLTWFLACSVPAVRGGLLELKSMIEKVTGKNALKNYGFYGCYCGLGGRGTPKDGTDWCCFMHDNCYGELEEKNCNIRTQPYDFRFTRGLVICEQGSFCPTRLCACDRKLVYCLRRNLWSYNPDYQYYPNFLC from the exons ATGAAGGGCCTCCTCACGCTAACTTGGTTCCTGGCTTGCA GTGTGCCTGCAGTGCGAGGGGGCTTGCTAGAACTGAAGTCCATGATTGAGAAAGTGACTGGGAAGAATGCCCTAAAGAATTATGGCTTCTATGGCTGCTACTGTGGCTTGGGCGGCAGAGGGACCCCAAAGGATGGCACTGATTG GTGCTGTTTTATGCATGACAACTGTTATGGGGAATTGGAAGAGAAAAACTGTAACATCCGGACCCAGCCCTATGACTTCAGATTCACGCGCGGCCTAGTCATCTGCG AACAGGGGTCCTTCTGTCCAACGAGGCTTTGTGCCTGTGACCGGAAGCTGGTCTACTGCCTGCGGAGGAACCTCTGGAGCTACAACCCTGATTACCAGTACTACCCCAACTTCCTCTGCTAA
- the Pla2g2d gene encoding group IID secretory phospholipase A2 encodes MGLALLCGLLLLLADMTPTQGGLLNLNKMVRHMTGKTAFLNYWPYGCHCGLGGKGEPKDATDWCCQKHDCCYAHLKIDGCKILTDNYKYSISQGVIQCSDKGSWCEKHLCACDKEVALCLKQNLDSYNKHLRLYWRSRCKGQTPTC; translated from the exons ATGGGGCTTGCCCTGCTgtgtgggctgctgctgctgctggctg ATATGACTCCAACCCAGGGTGGGCTCCTGAATTTGAACAAGATGGTCAGACATATGACTGGGAAGACAGCGTTCCTCAACTACTGGCCCTATGGCTGTCACTGTGGACTTGGTGGCAAAGGAGAACCCAAAGATGCCACAGACTG GTGCTGTCAAAAACATGATTGCTGCTATGCGCACTTGAAGATCGATGGCTGCAAGATCCTGACAGACAATTACAAATACAGCATTTCTCAGGGTGTCATCCAGTGCT CTGACAAAGGGAGCTGGTGTGAGAAGCACTTGTGTGCCTGTGACAAGGAGGTGGCCTTGTGCCTGAAACAAAACCTGGACAGCTACAACAAGCACCTGCGTTTATACTGGCGGTCCCGCTGCAAAGGCCAGACTCCCACATGCTAG